The segment cggcagctaaacaccatgcagccgttcgctcaccctcccccctccctctctgggacgggggagagaaatggaaagtgaagcccatgagttgagataaagacagtttaataagacaggaaaataataataacaaaaataataataacaataataataataatgatacaatggtgataatacgaaagtaataatagtatgtacaaacaagtgatgcacaatgcaattgctcaccactcgctgaccgatgcccagcctcaccctgagcagtccggccccctccccccggctagccacccctatatattgtttagcatgacgtcagatgggatggaatacccctttggctagtttgggtcacctgtcctgggtctgtcccctcccagctcttactgcacccccagcctacccgttggcaggacagagcaaaaggctgagatgtccttggcttagtataagcactgctctgcaacaattaaagcatcggggtgttatcagcactcttctcatcctaagccaaaacacagcattccaccagctactaggaagaaaattaattctgtgctaactgaaaccaggacatattCAAACAATTTCCTCACTACAGCCtggagctcctggttcctcatgctgtagatgagggggttcactgctggaggcaacactgagtacagaaatgacaccaccaggtccaggaaagggaaggagatggagggggaCTTCAGGTAGGAACACATGCCAGTGCATACCATcagggagaccacggccaggtgagggaggcacgtggaaaaggctttgtgccggctCTGCTCAGaaggcatcctcagcactgccctgaagatctgaacataggacagcacaatgaaaaaaaaaaaacaaagagtaaagaaacactaaacacaagtgcCCCGAATTgcctgaggtaggcatctgagcaggagagcttgaggatctgggggatctcacagaagaactgctccacagcattgccatggcagaggggaagggaaaatgtattggccgtgtgcaggacagcattgagaaagccactgccccaggcagctgctgccatctgggcacaagctctgctgcccaggaggctcccgtagtgcaggggcttgcagatggcaacatagcggtcgtaggccatgatggtgagaagggaatactctgctccaaccaagaagacaaaaaagaagacctgtgcagcacatccttgataggagatggccctggtgtcccagagggcattggccattgctttgggcagagtgatggagatgcagcccaggtcgaggagggcgaggttgaggaggaagaagtacatgggggtgtgcaggcggtggtggcaggctacggcgctgaggatgaggccgttgcccaggagggcagccaggtagatgcccaggaagagcgcgaagtgcaggagctgcagctcgcgtgtgtctgcgaatggcagcaggaggaactcgctcacagagctgatgttgggcatgTCCTGCTTCTGGGCATGGGGTCCTGcccaaggaacagaaaaacactgagagTTTATCAGAGTTATCTTAACAGAGTTAtcttacaaaatatatatatatttttttttaaaaaaaagaaacaaacaaaaataaaaacaactatttttcttttatgccttcatttctcatttcagaggaaaaatcatTCAGTTTTCCATTTAATCCCTCCCAAATGATTCTCCACTTCCATTCAGACTTTTGGCAGGTCCCTTTCATGAGTTCTGGCTGGTGCTGCTAGAGGGTGTCACTGAGAGCAGGGGACTTGCTGTGGGCAATGTGGGAGTGAGTCCTTCCCAAAGTAAGTGGTAAAGAACATGTAGTGATTTgtcttttgtctcttttgtgCTAGCAGCCCCACTGTACTCAAAGTAAATCCTTGTTTGTCATCAACGTGGCGATGTCTTCATTGCAGTGTCCTTGAGAGAGCACATCAAGTCTGTGTGTTAGTCCTAGTGTCAACTGCCCTGTGCTGATGTCTCTCTGACCTACAGGACAATTGCATTCCTAtgtttgcctgaaaaaaaaaacaggacactgctgagagcagagataTCCAGGTACAAAGTGCCCATCTCCAGACCCCTACACCAGTCCCCGTACTCCCCTTCCTCCAAGCTCACCAAGGGCTCACTCCATGGGCATGTgaaacccccatccccagccagcctgggaacaagaccagcagcagaacggccagctggagaagccaggaggaatgccagcgtgctgctgccaggggaggcaaggccagggagggacagatggacactcagcagaccctcctgtgctgcagctctgcctgcagaggaggcagctcaTGCTCAGTGCAGGTGATCTGTGCTCACCTCAAGCCGGCAGAGACCTCCAAAAGACAGGGCACTGGGCACTGGAGGGTTTGCAGCTCCTAAAGATCAGCTAGGATAAAACCTGAGAGGACCACCATGATGATGTTAGTGCAGTCTGTGGGCTGAGgtgttggaagagacttcaagaaGTTCATTGATGAAATATTGATCCCTCATTGCAATGCTCTAGCAGTCTCAGTCTGCAGTACAAACCTGACCACCTATTACCATGAAACCAGCCTCCACTCTACCACAGGAATCTGCAAGCACAGGCTACAGAAAAAGTCTTGCCTTTCAGGTAGCCCCTGCCTTGgtcttccttttcaaaaatcCAATCATAAATGCCATTCTCTAAAGCATTTTCTACTCGTTTctggagaaacaaagaaactcACCCTGCCAGATGCTATCAGCCAtcagatgtgccagctgtagaagacccctctggcaaccccacctgcattGTCCTGCTGCCAGAGACTCATGgtgtcaagagcctgcagatgtgtcctgccacacgctgccctctgttgttgcgctcctcagtgcctccaagacctctctccttctttctgttgTAGGAAATCCCAGTCCTGTACCTTTTTCCCCGTTCCTGTAGACCATTGTTTTTGTGGTGTCTCACTGGATCTGAGCTGAGTCTGATAACTCCAATTCTCCTGGTGGCCATGGTCCTtgtaaggcagctctgtaggatgctggcctggttcctggtgagcaggcaccactgctcgtaCGGCATCCCTCATGGAGGGTGTTCACAAGTCTATGGAGCTGGATGGGATATAGACGAGGGTGCAGAGGGAGCTAGCAGAAGTGCTCACCAAGCTGccttccatcatttatcagcagtcctggctatcagtCAACTGGtgactagcaaatgtgatgctcACCTACAAAATGGCTTGTTGGAGGCCTGTCCTTAGTGTCCCCCAGGGCCCAGTACTGcggccagttctcttcaatatctcCATCAATGAtgtggatgaggggatcgagtgcaccctcagtaagtttgcagatgacaccaagtttgGAGTGAATGTTGATCTGTTAGGAGGGCTTGTGAGGCCACAACTGGAGtactgtgctcagctctggggccccaaTAAGAATGTGTATCTACTAGAaggagtccagaggagggccatgggGATGATCAATGGGCTGCATCACTTTTCCTAGGAACATGCTGAGGAAgatgggtttgttcagcctggacaagagaaggctctggggagaccttaaaGAGCCCTTCCAGTACCAATAGGGGGCCTAcaggacagctggggagggactcttcaTCAGAGTGTCATGATAGGAGTAGcggtaatggttttaaactgaaagagggtagatttagattagctaTTAGAAAGAAGTTCTTGACTTAGAGGGTGGTAAGGCAgcggaacaggctgcccaaggaagctgtggatgccctgtccctggaagtattcaaggctagtttggatggggctttgagcagcctgggctAGTGGAAGCCGACTCGATGGTGGGGcagagtgagaagcagagaaggccttgatgtTTTGCAAACACTGCACAGGAACAACGACTACATCCGTGGGTGACCAACATTTCTCTGGTCACATATCAAAAACACAGTACCGCAGGGGCTGCTCTGGAGAGGaactctgtcccagccagaATCAGTGTCCCCACAATGGACAAGAAGCTCTGGAAGGAGCCAGGAAGGTGTTAATAAGCACCAGGACAACTGACGAAGCCCAAAGGCCCTTCTGAAGGGTCACTGAGTGCCACCcgagaggcagtgctgggcagtggggagggccaGGACAAAGACTTGGGTGAAGGTTTTGAGGAATAGGAAATTCAGGGTTTTAGCAGCTGTCTAGGGGTGGAGTAGGAGGACGAGGTCACTCCTGTTACTAGGACAGCGCTGAAGGTCCCTGAGTGAATCTGGTCTGATAGAGAACTGTTCACCTTGCATACTgcctcagcctgggagcaggggcctgCCCACGGTGCGggatggctgggctgtgctcagccatgccccaggagatgaccttgctctcttcctccccaccactcCCCACACGGGGCAGGCCCTCAGGAAACACCCCTGAGCCTGGAGATGCACCAAcctgctgcagtgaggtgccactactgcaggggaagaggggagggtTGGAGAGACACATGGGGCCTGCGGGCAAGAGTGGTGTGGCCTGGGGAAGTGAGTGCCTGGGAAAAGTTACCCTGGAGCCATAGGagccattctggaaagaaaacttgtaggCAGGAATCGCACTTTTGTGATGGTGCCgagctgctgggcacattgtgcagggtgctctgatggacttttgtgtccttttccatcGTGTCTTAAGTGACGCTTTTCTCAGGAATAGAGTAGCCAACAGAACACCGACAGTCTAAGATCATGCAAGGCATCATAAACATGCCCCTAAAAAGGTAACTGATATGGGAaatcaggagaagcctggccaggagaaatgtgagaCTGAGAGGAGGgaataggggcttggccagccaAAATTAAGGATTTTGTAGAGGTAAGAGGGTTCAGGTTATGCTGATGTTGCTGTAACTGTGACTTTAAATAGTCATACAAGGCTATTCCCCAGCTTCAACCTGTAAAGTTAATTCCTAAACATAAATGCTACTCAGCACCCTGAAAGGAATCCACCACTCTAATGACTGACCTCAACGTATCCTAGCTCTTACTCTCCTAATCACTGTGATCTCAGTCCTTAATAGTAGCACTAAAATGCCCTATTTAACACTAGAAAAATTCTTaagagaactaaaaaaaaaaaaataacctcaaATGAATTTGAGGGGCCATGGATTTGATcagcttgtgggccacaaggaggagatgggtgggaatgctctgaggagctcagctctgccttaTCATCTCCTaccccagcaggagcaatgtgactgtggcagggactgtgaggtcacttctgtctgtagctgacaggtcacccttgacttctccctgggagctgcacttttgggctgacatctggcagtggccctgctaggccagcagaaggcacctgcttggcatgctgactgggggatcccctctgcctccagagccaggaggacccagacacaaagaaggcccccagatgggttgtcctgtcccttctgcttgagtccatgactggacagtaggaggcacaaggcttggctgtgtctagccaagaagctgcaaggccagcagcaggcccctggcttggaagctgctgctgaggtgacttgtgtgtggttggctgagaggccgcaaggagcctgctgggttgggctgcctacttcaggagtggtttcctaCCAGATGGAGCTtcctttggtagtaggaaagagcaggagagaaaaaactaCCACAAAGTGCACCATGGATAATTGACACTGGctacaaggaagaagaaatatctAGGGGAACAACTGCTCTTACTGCTAGagtctgaggcaaagaaggcattaagtaaCTCAGCCTTTACCTTTTCTCTAGATCATTACCAGATTTCCCCCATGTCCAATGAAGGATGATGATTCTCCTCAATActcctttatttaaaatatttctgtaagaaaTCTTTATTGTCTTTGAGAGTCATAGACagatggagctgcagctgggctttggcccttctaattttgACCTGCACAGCCATATAACATTCAGGACCCAGCTCCAGACAAACCGACAACATAAATGAGAATGACGAACAGAAAAAGTAGAATCTGGAAGCCTTCCAcccactgtttttctgtgactctgtgttGCAGTTCCATTCAATTGTTACTCCTGTATTATCCAAACGTTCCCAGAGCTCGTAATGCTACTATCTTGTCAGAGACAGCACAGTCACACAAAGGGTGAAGCATCTGCCTGCAGACATGAATGGCTGACAGAAAGGAGCATGAGTGTGGGGGAATgttgagaaactgcaggattttgcctaAAGAATATTCTTGATGTTTACAAGGAGAAGGACCCAGTCTTGCACCAGAGGAAGAGTAACCCCACGCATAAGGGCAGACTGGGATCCTGCTGAGTGAGCACTGGCGAGGTggaggagggcctgggcaccacgagggatgccatacgagcagtggtgcctgctcaccaggaatCAGGCCAGCTTCCTATAGAGCTGCCTTAcgaggagcatggccaccaagaagatTTGTTATCACTCAGCTCAGATCCCCTGAGACACCACACGAACAAGTGCCAACAACAAGCCAGTAAAGAGGTGCAGCTCTGGGAGTCACTAGGACATCCTCACGTGGAGAGGAACAATGAGAATGGCAATGATAATGGCTCAAAGTCCCAACAGGACCCAGGTCTatggctatggctgttgtctctgtCACTGAGGCCTATGAGGAGACAGCTTCACAttaaagcaccagggcctcattgcctcctcgCCCCCACCCATGAACCAGGCAggggtcgtaccattctcctgcacttggccatgcacatccccatctcctactgccccatGAAGAGCCCTGAGAAGGGTGTGGAAGAAAACGATCACCCTTCCCAGGGGCTGGAGGTCAAGGCCTGGCctttgtgcttggtgacacacatccagttttcctccACATCAGTGTCatcttcacattgcctttgtctccttgtcctcactgcctccagggttctgctctaacgagctccaagggaggctgtgtcatTGCTGGCCCTCAGGcggacactgcaggaaacttgcctctgacttgcaattctggagagatgtcttcaattgtctctgagtgcctgaggttcgtgggctcatcagccaagcccccagaggggtgattgcagtgccttgtgctggtgctgtgctgctgagctgggccaggcttGTGGggcagagaaaacacatttcaaaagtgatcctggtgcagagagacagctgtgcccaggagtagctcctctgcacagctcagcagggctgggggctgtgaccACAGCTGGCacagggagagaagagaaggagagagggcttggaggcagctggcagtgggaggatgctgagagctgcctgcaggagaaacctgcacagcccttgacaaggtaagggtctggctgcagggccatgcaactgcagctcctggaagggtctgctgctgggtcttgtttctgggagggcagtgggcaatgcagtaggctttgagaCTCTTTGAGGTTCTGCTGCAAAAACAGGGGCTTGGGGTGGGGGTACTCTGAGACTGTAATAGGTTTTAGTTTAAGTAGTCTGTTCTAATTTtgctctgccttctcttcttcaacAGACAGGCATTTTCTGGGTCAGAGAGTCatgaacagcagctctgtgagcgagttcctcctcctggcatTTTCAGACACGcgtgagctgcagctcctgcacttcgcgctcttcctgggcatctacctggctgccctcctgggcaacagcctcatcctcagcaccgtagcctgccaccaccacctccacacccccatgtacttcttcctcctcaacctctccctcctcgacctgggctgcatctccaccactctgcccaaagccatggccaatgccctctgggacaacAGGGTCATCTCCTATCAAGGGTGTGCTGCACAAGTcctcttttttgtcttcttctttgGTTCAGAGTTTTCAATTCTCACtatcatggcctacgaccgctacgttgccatctgcaagcccctgcactacgggagcctcctaggtagcagagcttgtgcccagatggcagcagctgcctggggcagtggctttctccatgctgtcctgcacacggccaacacattttccttgcCCCTCTGTCGAGGCAATGCTGTGgagcagttcttctgtgaaatcccccacatcctcaagctctcctgctcagatgcctacctcagggaagctggggcacttgtgtttagtgtttctttagtttttaattgttttgttttcattgtggtgtcctatgtgcagatcttcagggcagtactgaggatgccctctgagcagggccggcacaaagccttttccacgtgcctccctcacctggctgtggtctccctcttTATCAGCACTGCCATATTTGcttacctgaagcccccctccatctcttccccatccgTGGACCTGATGGTGGCTGTTCTATACTcagtgctgcctccagcagtgaatcccctcatttacagcatgaggaatCAGGAGCTCAAACATGCAGTGTGGAAACTATTTTATAACTCTTTCTTCAGCATTAATAATGTGCATAAAATACTAATAGGATTTCTGCAAACAAACACTCTTAGTGCAAATTcttgaaagtaattttctttattattatttcctataaCTTGTGACTTTGATTTAATGTTATTCTAAGCctcctaattattattttattattattattattattatgaagtcgataatttcaaatatatttacattcaatattcttgtttaaataaagaaacTGGGACAATTTCATTAGTTTCAACTGCAATCTCTTCCCATCAccagtgcctccagcagtgaatgTACTTATCTAAAACATGAAGAACATGGAACTAAGGGATGCAGTGAGGACACAGCTTGAATACATCTGCTTCTGTTCCTTTGACCATAACACTGAGCTTATAATCAGAAACAcctattttttcagaaaacttcaagatacattttttttttctttatatttgcCTGTGTTGTTATTTTCACTAACTCTTGtttcatatataaataatattaatcttAGCCTCCTACTTGTGAAAGATTTACCTATAGAACCAGGCTTCCTCTGTAGATAAAGGCAATAAAGAATCCAACAGAAACGCATTGGTCTGAGCTGCCGTCTCTCTCtatctcctctggagctgggggagcagccccagcatgcaggaggggctcaggaccaagagcccagctgccacatgcaggagcaaCCCTGGTGGCCCTCAGGGCTGCCCCTCTctgcccgctgggctctgcctctctgctgccttcgggtcagggctgctgcttccctggagccatggccatggccagcatcAGGACGTggccttttcactgctgttctCTTTCGGCTTCCacattgtgcttcttttttttctgggtaagcCCTGATATCTCGTGTaccttggtgacagtcctgttgtctctgcagtggcatccctgtggctgcaggcagcagcagacacTGTGCAGGCCTGGGTCACAACTGCCtccctgctagcaccacagTAACAGGAGGGTCTTGCTCAGGGCTAACCCAGAAGCCTGGACACCTCTTCTAAATGTGCTATCAGGAATGGAGCCAAGGGgttgctccctgctcctctgtTTCCTGGGGTTCTTCATGGAGTGAAGGACACAGGATGAAAGTCCCAGGGTGGTTTGTGCAAAAACAAGGGCAGGACTAAGTACTCATGTGCATGGGCTGCTCAGACTGCTCAGGCTGGGTCAGCTGTCACTGCAGgttcccctcccagcctcttgcCCACCTGCAGCCAACTGAGTCCTGGGGcagagtgagaagcagagaaggccTTGATGCTGTGAAAGcactgctcagaaacagcgatcaGAACCACGGGTGACCAACACTGTTCCGGTCACATATCAAAAACAGCACCACACGGCCTGATCTACAGAGAGAAACACCGTCCCAGCCAGTCTTTGTCCCCACAATGGATGAGACGCTCTGGAAGGAGCCAGGAAGGTGCTAATAAGCACCAGGACAGCTGAGGAAGCCCAAAGGCCCTTCTGAAGGGTCACTGAGTGCCACctgagaggcagtgctgggcagtggggagggccaggagaaagacttgtgagaaggctgtgagaaacaaggaaatCCAGGGCTTTTTCAGATCCCTGAAGTCCTGCCTGAGTCCCCAAATGGAAAGCAATCTATGTCTGTGGGTTGACGAGAAGGAAGTCGTGAGTCCCAGgtgggggacagggctgaaggGCCCTGCGTGAAGCTGGGCTGATGGAGAAGTGTCCACCTTGCATGTGTgcctcagcctgggagcaggggcctgCCAACAGTGCGggatggctgggctgtgctcagccatgccccaggagatgaccttgctctcttcctccccaccactcCCCACACGGGGCAGGCCTTCAGGAAACACCCCTGAGCCTGGAGATGCACCAACCTGCTGCAGTGAGGTTCCACTACAGCAGGGTGAGAGGGGAGGGTTGGAGAGACACATGGGGCCTGCGGGCAAGAGTGGTGTGGCCTGGGGAACTGAGTGCCTGGGAAAAGTTACCCTGGGGCCATAGGagccattctggaaagaaaacttgtaggCAGAAACCACACTTTTGTGATGGTGCCAAGCTGCTGGACACATTGTGTATGGTGCTCTGATGGacttttgtgtccttttccattGTGTATTAAGTGTCAATTTTCTCAGGAATATAGAGTAGCCAACAGAGCACTGACAGATAGTCTAAGATCATGAAAGACATCATAAGCATGTCCCTAAACTGATAACTGATATGGGGAaatcaggagaagcctggccaggaggaATGTGAGACTGAGAGGAGGGAATAGGGGTTTGGCCAGCAGAAATTAAGGATTTTGTAGAGGTAAGAGGGTTCAGGTTATGCTGATACGGCTGTAACTGTGACTTAAAATAGTCATACAAGGCTATTCCCCAGCTTCAACCTGTAAACTTGCTTcctaaacctaaatgctactcagcaccctgacaggaatccactactctAATGACTAACCTCAACGTATCACTTGAAGACAAAAGTCAGCCCATAGCTGCTTCCCCTAACTCTTACTCTCTTAATCACTCTGATCTGTGCCCTTAATACTAGCATTAAAATGGTCCACTTAACACTAGACAACTGCTTAAgagacctaaacaaaaccctaacaCCAAATGAATTCTaggggccatggatctgatcagcttgtgggccacaaggaggagaagGGTGGGAATGCTgtgaggagctcagctctgcctcatcatctcctgccccagcaggagcaatgtgactgtggcagggactgtgaggtcatttctgtctctgcacttgatagggcagcagcaggaacgtgtcacagaaagggactgtgaggtcact is part of the Anas acuta chromosome W, bAnaAcu1.1, whole genome shotgun sequence genome and harbors:
- the LOC137846876 gene encoding olfactory receptor 14C36-like, whose product is MYFFLLNLSLLDLGCISTTLPKAMANALWDNRVISYQGCAAQVLFFVFFFGSEFSILTIMAYDRYVAICKPLHYGSLLGSRACAQMAAAAWGSGFLHAVLHTANTFSLPLCRGNAVEQFFCEIPHILKLSCSDAYLREAGALVFSVSLVFNCFVFIVVSYVQIFRAVLRMPSEQGRHKAFSTCLPHLAVVSLFISTAIFAYLKPPSISSPSVDLMVAVLYSVLPPAVNPLIYSMRNQELKHAVWKLFYNSFFSINNVHKILIGFLQTNTLSANS